The stretch of DNA TCGCGGTCGATCTCGATCCCGAAACGTCTGAGACCGCGGTAGACGAGATAGACCGAGAGGATCAGGATGAGAGCGTAGGTGAGCGTATCGACGATCGTATACGGCTGACCGTACATGATCGGATCAATGTAATATTTGTAGAGGAACTCCCTAATCATCAGTGATCTCAATGGGTGGAGCGAGTATAAAAGTGCTCAGGGAGAAGGTCTTTGACAAGTCCAGATGGATGCAGCTCCCGCGAGACGTCATCATCGGACACAACGTCCTCGGCGAGATCCCCTCGGTCTGCCGTGACTTAAACCTCGGCTCCCGTGCCCTCCTCATCGCCGGCGAGCACACGATGGGGATCGCCGGGGAGCGGATCGCCGCCCTCCTCGGCGAGACCTGCGAGGTCGAGACCTGTGTCACCCATGGCAATTCCCTCGAAGAGATTGCTGCCGTCGAAAAGGCCGGGGCTTCTGCCGATTTCATGGTCGGCGTCGGCGGTGGGCGGGTGATCGACACCGCAAAGATCGTCTCGTACAACCTCGACCGTCAGTTCATCTCCGTGCCGACGGCGGCGGCGCACGACGGCGTCGCCTCGTCGCGGGCGACCGTTCCCTCGCCTGAAGGGAACGTATCACTCAGCGCCCACCCCCCGATCGCCGTCGTCGCCGATACCGGGATCATCGCCGCCGCACCCAGGCGTCTGCTCGCATCGGGCTGCGCCGACATCATCTCCAACTACACCGCGATCCAGGACTGGGAACTTGCCCACCGCCTGAGAGGCGAGCCGCTCTCCGAGTATGCGATGGCGCTCTCGAAGATGACCGCTGAGATTACGGTCAAAAATGCCGCCGTCATCAGCGCCCACACCGAAGAGAGCGCATGGATGGTGATGAAGGCCCTTGTCTCCTCGGGCGTCGCCATGAGCATCGCTGGTTCCTCGCGGCCGGCAAGCGGGGGGGA from Methanofollis liminatans DSM 4140 encodes:
- a CDS encoding NAD(P)-dependent glycerol-1-phosphate dehydrogenase, which codes for MGGASIKVLREKVFDKSRWMQLPRDVIIGHNVLGEIPSVCRDLNLGSRALLIAGEHTMGIAGERIAALLGETCEVETCVTHGNSLEEIAAVEKAGASADFMVGVGGGRVIDTAKIVSYNLDRQFISVPTAAAHDGVASSRATVPSPEGNVSLSAHPPIAVVADTGIIAAAPRRLLASGCADIISNYTAIQDWELAHRLRGEPLSEYAMALSKMTAEITVKNAAVISAHTEESAWMVMKALVSSGVAMSIAGSSRPASGGEHKFSHALDRIAPGQALHGEQCGLGAIITMYLHGGDWRWIRDSLKKIGAPTTPAGLGISDETAVEALLAAPSIRPERFTILDMGLSRERAEAIVRMLYEE